The following proteins come from a genomic window of Microbacterium sp. SY138:
- a CDS encoding ABC transporter substrate-binding protein, which yields MKRMPLALVAAVAATLALTSCSGSTPSPSGGSDVESPDALNIGNFLDITSWDPSLADIGFDGPYLSAVYDALIALDADGNPIPSLATEWKVADDDLSIDLDIRTDAVFSDGTPVDADAVITSLEYLKVGARSGEAYVNAASFEKVDDDTVRIALTQRDDTILYLMGLGRSYIASPASIEAGTLGSEPIGSGPYVLDSATSVAGAEYHFTKTADHWDAETYPFSELAIFPITDATARHNAMLSGQINVQYGDVANLEQAKQQGWNTAERVSGWAGLVITDHTGAKSEPLGKLEVRQALNYAFDGAAVLAAVGSGAGVATNQVFPDGGPINDPSLNETYAYSMTKAKELLADAGYPDGFAISMPMSPIFEMWKPSAEQALNELGVKVTWDNMQMPDYQLNAPNYPMFISFLAMDGNDVATVSRQVTSVQWFNPEPDYAQNEVIAPLVEKVQTERGDAQTDAVKELNKALVDQAWWSVWYQANNIYYTAPGIQLQPVVGMMFPTLRYITQG from the coding sequence ATGAAACGAATGCCCCTCGCGCTCGTCGCGGCCGTCGCCGCGACTCTCGCGCTCACCAGCTGCAGCGGCTCGACACCCTCGCCGTCCGGCGGCAGCGATGTCGAGAGTCCCGATGCTCTCAACATCGGGAACTTCCTCGACATCACCTCCTGGGATCCCTCGCTCGCCGACATCGGCTTCGACGGCCCGTACCTCTCCGCGGTCTACGACGCCCTGATCGCCCTCGACGCCGACGGCAACCCGATCCCGTCGCTCGCCACCGAGTGGAAGGTCGCCGACGACGACCTCAGCATCGACCTCGACATACGCACCGACGCCGTGTTCAGCGACGGCACCCCGGTCGATGCCGACGCCGTGATCACGAGCCTCGAATACCTCAAGGTCGGCGCTCGTTCGGGGGAGGCCTACGTCAATGCCGCCTCCTTCGAGAAGGTCGACGACGACACCGTCCGTATCGCCCTCACCCAGCGCGACGACACGATCCTGTACCTCATGGGTCTCGGCCGCAGCTACATCGCCTCCCCGGCGTCGATCGAAGCGGGCACCCTCGGCAGTGAGCCGATCGGCTCCGGGCCCTACGTCCTCGACAGCGCGACGAGCGTGGCCGGCGCCGAATATCACTTCACCAAGACCGCCGATCACTGGGATGCCGAGACCTATCCGTTCTCCGAGCTGGCGATCTTCCCGATCACCGACGCCACCGCACGCCACAACGCCATGCTCAGCGGTCAGATCAACGTGCAGTACGGCGACGTCGCCAACCTCGAGCAGGCGAAGCAGCAGGGCTGGAACACCGCCGAGCGCGTCTCCGGCTGGGCGGGGCTCGTCATCACCGACCACACCGGTGCCAAGAGCGAGCCTCTCGGCAAGCTCGAGGTGCGGCAGGCGCTCAACTACGCCTTCGACGGAGCCGCCGTCCTCGCTGCCGTCGGCAGCGGAGCCGGGGTCGCCACGAACCAGGTGTTCCCCGACGGCGGGCCGATCAACGACCCGTCGCTGAACGAGACGTACGCCTACAGCATGACCAAGGCCAAGGAGCTGCTGGCCGACGCCGGCTACCCGGACGGGTTCGCGATCTCGATGCCGATGTCGCCCATCTTCGAGATGTGGAAGCCGTCGGCCGAGCAGGCGCTCAACGAGCTCGGCGTGAAGGTCACGTGGGACAACATGCAGATGCCGGACTACCAGTTGAACGCGCCGAACTACCCGATGTTCATCTCGTTCCTCGCGATGGACGGCAACGACGTGGCCACCGTCTCCCGTCAGGTGACCAGCGTGCAGTGGTTCAACCCCGAGCCCGACTACGCGCAGAACGAGGTCATCGCTCCGCTCGTCGAGAAGGTGCAGACAGAGCGCGGCGACGCGCAGACCGACGCCGTCAAGGAGCTCAACAAGGCCCTCGTCGACCAGGCGTGGTGGTCGGTCTGGTACCAGGCGAACAACATCTACTACACGGCGCCCGGCATCCAGCTGCAGCCGGTGGTGGGGATGATGTTCCCGACGCTGCGCTACATCACTCAGGGCTGA
- a CDS encoding SDR family NAD(P)-dependent oxidoreductase: MTASPRRILVTGGASGLGRGIAAAFRDAGDEVFIGDVNADAAAAGAAEIGATALTLDISDETSVRAAAERVVADGGLDVLVNNAGIVAGGGTLQEVPVDVVDAALRVNVRGTFLMLRVFGGLLAEAGRGSIVNISSIGARQPTPGLGHYEATKAAVDALTRTAAIELAAAGVRVNAVAPGPVLTPLTADFASNPQARAAWESRIPLGSIAEVSQITPLVLFLASDAASHITGVSVAVDGGQLLV, from the coding sequence ATGACCGCATCTCCCCGCCGGATCCTGGTCACCGGAGGCGCATCCGGGCTCGGCCGCGGCATCGCCGCCGCCTTCCGCGACGCCGGAGACGAGGTCTTCATCGGCGATGTGAACGCGGATGCCGCGGCCGCCGGCGCTGCTGAGATCGGCGCGACGGCCCTCACGCTCGATATCAGCGACGAGACCTCCGTGCGCGCCGCGGCCGAGCGGGTCGTCGCCGACGGCGGACTCGACGTCCTGGTCAACAACGCGGGCATCGTCGCCGGCGGCGGCACCCTCCAGGAGGTCCCGGTCGACGTCGTCGATGCGGCCCTGCGGGTCAACGTGCGCGGCACCTTCCTCATGCTCCGCGTCTTCGGCGGTCTGCTCGCCGAGGCGGGACGCGGGTCGATCGTCAACATCTCCTCGATCGGCGCCCGACAGCCCACCCCCGGCCTCGGCCACTACGAGGCGACCAAGGCCGCGGTCGACGCCCTCACCCGCACGGCCGCGATCGAGCTCGCCGCGGCGGGCGTGCGCGTGAACGCGGTCGCCCCCGGGCCTGTGCTCACGCCCCTGACCGCCGACTTCGCGTCCAACCCGCAGGCGCGCGCGGCCTGGGAGTCGCGCATCCCCCTCGGCTCGATCGCCGAGGTCTCCCAGATCACGCCGCTCGTGCTGTTCCTCGCGAGCGACGCCGCCAGCCACATCACCGGAGTCTCCGTCGCCGTCGACGGCGGACAGCTCCTGGTCTGA
- a CDS encoding aldo/keto reductase: MPETTYPRKRLDPVGVPVPPLALGSWNTWDRMGPDEAVAMIRRAVELDAGFFDVAYYNMGPHAENSKTDVLFGQALRASGVDRADIVLCGKLWLWDWPNQGFRAQLEESLERAGLDRLDTLVVGDYLDAPDMPRLVADVNELIAEGLVDSWGINNWRIEHTGDALAEAAEQSVAGPVFAQLKYGIARRAMAEGDAYGPLFADGTLALQASDVFEGGILATGRVPERKIGADVGGVREQIVAVYPEVARVAAGFGVTPAALGIAFCLSNPATANVLFGASRLAQLEENHAALALARDHGAEVRAALAGCRVDREVRADGAW, translated from the coding sequence ATGCCCGAAACGACATATCCCCGGAAACGCCTGGACCCCGTAGGCGTGCCCGTGCCTCCGCTGGCGCTCGGATCGTGGAACACCTGGGACCGGATGGGGCCCGACGAGGCGGTCGCCATGATCCGCCGGGCGGTGGAGCTGGACGCCGGGTTCTTCGACGTCGCGTACTACAACATGGGCCCGCACGCCGAGAACTCGAAGACCGACGTCCTGTTCGGGCAGGCGCTGCGAGCCAGTGGCGTCGATCGTGCCGACATCGTGCTGTGCGGCAAGCTCTGGCTGTGGGACTGGCCGAACCAGGGATTCCGCGCGCAGCTCGAGGAGTCGCTGGAGCGAGCGGGACTCGACCGCTTGGACACCCTCGTGGTGGGCGACTACCTCGACGCCCCCGATATGCCGCGCCTCGTCGCCGACGTGAACGAGCTCATCGCCGAAGGGCTCGTCGACTCCTGGGGCATCAACAACTGGCGGATCGAGCACACGGGGGACGCGCTCGCCGAGGCCGCGGAGCAGAGCGTGGCAGGTCCGGTGTTCGCGCAGTTGAAGTACGGCATCGCTCGGAGGGCGATGGCGGAGGGCGATGCCTACGGCCCGCTGTTTGCCGACGGCACGCTCGCCCTGCAGGCGTCCGATGTGTTCGAGGGCGGCATCCTGGCCACGGGGCGTGTGCCCGAGCGGAAGATCGGCGCCGACGTCGGAGGCGTCCGTGAGCAGATCGTCGCCGTGTATCCCGAGGTCGCGCGCGTCGCCGCCGGGTTCGGGGTCACACCGGCCGCACTCGGCATCGCCTTCTGCCTGTCGAACCCCGCCACCGCGAATGTGCTGTTCGGCGCCTCTCGTCTCGCGCAGCTGGAGGAGAACCACGCGGCGCTCGCGCTCGCCCGCGATCACGGAGCCGAGGTGCGTGCCGCGCTCGCCGGATGCCGGGTCGACCGCGAGGTGCGGGCCGACGGCGCGTGGTGA
- a CDS encoding DUF222 domain-containing protein, whose amino-acid sequence MSKLAVLHEAMSRLDAAWAGADESGELSREQLIAVSASLGELQRRLDAVHVEVAACISRESRPELGAESLAKQQGFRNPATLIAATVGVSRGDATRLVRVGEAVVPREDLLGAPLPAKHPVVREALGAGVLSAQAAAVIIALLDRCRLPAGAVRVAEAERVLVEKAAGLALDDVRKLVVRAEAWLDPDGVEPRLEEQRSRRSLTIHERNGMLHLNAILDAETAAPVVTAIRGYVTAAFAARKDATDADAPDADRRTVPMIQADALAVFAAHVLGCATRVPLAGATIVVRVGLDDLEAGTGSAEIDGIEQPVSIGAARRMAAGGGVIPCVLGAASEVLDWGREKRLFTRAQRLALAERDGGCAMCGLPPEMTKAHHIRWWRRDHGPTDLSNGVLLCETCHHRIHDNGWDVRIDGGGGCARVWFLPPASVDPARTPRPGGRARFDIAA is encoded by the coding sequence ATGTCGAAGTTGGCCGTACTGCACGAGGCGATGTCCCGCCTCGACGCGGCGTGGGCTGGCGCGGACGAGTCGGGCGAGTTGTCGCGCGAGCAGCTGATCGCGGTGAGTGCATCCCTCGGGGAGCTGCAGAGACGGTTGGATGCGGTGCACGTCGAGGTGGCCGCGTGCATCTCCCGCGAGTCCCGTCCGGAGTTGGGCGCGGAGAGCCTCGCGAAGCAGCAGGGCTTCCGGAACCCGGCGACGTTGATCGCGGCGACGGTGGGTGTGTCGCGGGGTGACGCGACGCGGCTCGTGAGGGTCGGGGAAGCCGTGGTGCCCCGCGAAGACCTCTTGGGCGCGCCCCTGCCGGCGAAACATCCGGTGGTGCGCGAGGCGCTCGGTGCGGGGGTGTTGAGTGCCCAGGCGGCGGCGGTGATCATCGCGCTGTTGGATCGGTGCCGACTGCCGGCGGGGGCGGTGCGTGTCGCCGAGGCGGAGCGGGTGCTCGTGGAGAAGGCGGCGGGGCTCGCTCTCGACGACGTGCGCAAGCTGGTGGTTCGCGCAGAAGCGTGGCTCGATCCGGATGGCGTGGAGCCGCGGCTCGAGGAGCAGCGTTCCCGCCGATCGCTCACCATTCATGAGCGCAACGGGATGCTGCATCTGAACGCGATCCTCGACGCCGAGACCGCAGCCCCCGTCGTCACGGCGATCCGCGGGTACGTGACCGCCGCATTCGCCGCTCGGAAGGATGCGACGGACGCCGATGCGCCGGACGCCGACCGCCGCACGGTGCCGATGATTCAGGCTGATGCGCTCGCCGTGTTCGCCGCGCACGTGCTCGGTTGTGCGACCAGGGTGCCGCTGGCGGGTGCCACGATCGTCGTGAGGGTGGGCCTCGACGACCTCGAGGCCGGCACCGGCTCCGCCGAGATCGACGGGATCGAGCAGCCGGTGAGCATCGGAGCTGCGAGGCGCATGGCCGCCGGCGGGGGAGTGATCCCGTGCGTGCTCGGAGCCGCGAGTGAAGTGCTCGACTGGGGGCGCGAGAAGCGCCTGTTCACACGGGCGCAGCGGTTGGCGTTGGCGGAACGGGATGGCGGCTGCGCCATGTGCGGGCTGCCGCCCGAGATGACGAAGGCGCATCACATCCGGTGGTGGAGACGCGACCACGGACCGACGGATCTCTCGAACGGCGTGCTGCTGTGCGAGACCTGTCACCACCGCATCCATGACAACGGATGGGATGTCCGCATCGACGGTGGCGGCGGGTGCGCGAGGGTGTGGTTCCTCCCGCCGGCCTCGGTCGACCCCGCCCGCACACCTCGTCCGGGTGGCAGAGCGCGCTTCGACATCGCCGCCTGA
- a CDS encoding TetR/AcrR family transcriptional regulator, which produces MPKIIDHDQRRRDIVEVAKSIILKGGFEAATMRSIAAEAGFANGALKHYFPGKESIVAATFETILQQMSEGVQAAGEEPASADAALRGFLRATIPRDQEQIAAGRVLLALWEYAMANEALAELYRGHLASWRTSLIERMEAARDEGSIRDQDYGPLANEYISAAVGATVINLMYPDGERIADYETYIDQFLARLR; this is translated from the coding sequence ATGCCGAAGATCATCGATCACGACCAGCGTCGACGGGACATCGTCGAGGTGGCCAAGAGCATCATCCTGAAGGGGGGCTTCGAGGCGGCGACGATGCGCAGCATCGCGGCGGAGGCCGGCTTCGCGAACGGCGCACTGAAGCACTACTTCCCCGGCAAGGAGAGCATCGTCGCGGCGACGTTCGAGACGATCCTGCAGCAGATGTCCGAAGGGGTGCAGGCCGCGGGCGAGGAGCCGGCGTCGGCGGACGCCGCGTTGCGGGGGTTCCTGCGGGCGACGATTCCTCGCGACCAGGAGCAGATCGCGGCGGGGCGGGTGCTGCTCGCGCTGTGGGAGTACGCGATGGCCAACGAGGCCCTCGCCGAGCTGTATCGCGGACACCTGGCGTCCTGGCGCACCTCGCTCATCGAGCGGATGGAGGCGGCGCGCGACGAGGGGTCGATCCGCGACCAGGACTACGGGCCCCTCGCGAACGAGTACATCTCGGCGGCGGTCGGCGCGACGGTGATCAACCTCATGTATCCCGATGGCGAGCGGATCGCCGACTACGAGACCTATATCGACCAGTTCCTGGCGCGGCTCCGCTGA
- a CDS encoding dipeptide/oligopeptide/nickel ABC transporter permease/ATP-binding protein — protein sequence MTTTDIRVAFDRAAQKRRSSLFRRFLRHPGGYIPLAIFVLIVLVGVFAPLLAPMDPNFVDLAAAKAPPGPEHLLGGDSTGRDILSRLIYGTRTTLWGALITIVTALVIGVPSGVAAGYFGGTFDRVATWISDALQSIPGMIILLVVAAGSRNNFELLMATVGVFMVPGYFRIARSQTLAVRNEPYIDAARVSGLSDGRIIFRHVIRAVYPPVIIQTALTAGIAMGMQAGLQFLGIGDSNVPSWGAMMLEGFRLMLTYPLMLLWPSAALGLTIAVLAIMGSTLAELVQVRTPRVSRRRADAEATPTAPRHAATGHAQHAPEDSALRVENLRVVHATPTGETEVVHGVTLDVAPGEVVGIVGESGSGKSQTVFSVLDLLPATGRAVADAIWVRGTDVTKATPKQRQALLGREIGYVPQEPMSNLDPSYTIGSQLVEPLRRTHGLRRSEAEAQARAMLVRVGLTDPDRVMRSYPHQVSGGMAQRVLIAGAIAGKPSLLVADEPTTALDVTVQAEVLELLRELQAEYGMAMLIVTHNFGVVADICDRVIVMRGGDIVESGPVDSLFAAPTEEYTRQLIAASLDDAEGRAALDRTRIEANA from the coding sequence ATGACCACCACAGACATCCGGGTCGCCTTCGACCGGGCGGCGCAGAAGCGACGTTCCAGCCTGTTCCGTCGCTTCCTCCGGCACCCCGGCGGGTACATCCCGCTGGCGATCTTCGTCCTCATCGTGCTCGTGGGGGTTTTCGCGCCGCTGCTCGCGCCGATGGACCCCAACTTCGTCGACCTCGCCGCAGCCAAGGCGCCTCCGGGGCCCGAACACCTCCTCGGCGGCGACTCGACCGGCCGTGACATCCTGAGTCGTCTCATCTACGGCACCCGCACGACCCTGTGGGGCGCGCTCATCACGATCGTCACCGCGCTCGTGATCGGCGTGCCGTCCGGCGTCGCGGCCGGCTACTTCGGGGGCACGTTCGACCGGGTCGCCACCTGGATCAGCGACGCACTCCAGTCGATCCCCGGCATGATCATCCTGCTCGTGGTGGCCGCGGGCAGCCGCAACAACTTCGAGCTGCTGATGGCGACGGTCGGCGTGTTCATGGTGCCCGGCTACTTCCGCATCGCGCGGTCGCAGACGCTCGCCGTCCGCAACGAGCCCTACATCGACGCGGCCCGTGTCTCCGGGCTGTCGGACGGGCGCATCATCTTCCGGCACGTCATCAGGGCCGTCTACCCGCCGGTCATCATCCAGACGGCGCTCACTGCGGGCATCGCGATGGGCATGCAGGCCGGACTCCAGTTCCTCGGCATCGGCGACTCCAACGTTCCCAGCTGGGGGGCGATGATGCTCGAGGGCTTCCGTCTCATGCTCACCTATCCGCTCATGCTGCTGTGGCCTTCGGCGGCCCTCGGGCTCACGATCGCGGTGCTCGCGATCATGGGATCCACGCTCGCCGAACTCGTGCAGGTGCGCACGCCGCGGGTCTCCCGACGGCGTGCCGACGCCGAGGCCACCCCGACGGCACCGCGGCACGCCGCCACCGGTCACGCACAGCACGCGCCAGAGGATTCGGCGCTGCGGGTCGAGAACCTCCGGGTCGTGCACGCCACGCCGACCGGTGAGACCGAGGTCGTGCACGGTGTCACCCTCGACGTGGCCCCCGGCGAGGTCGTCGGCATCGTGGGAGAGTCGGGCTCCGGCAAATCGCAGACCGTGTTCTCGGTGCTCGACCTGCTGCCCGCCACCGGGCGGGCGGTCGCCGATGCCATCTGGGTGCGCGGAACCGACGTGACGAAGGCGACGCCGAAGCAGCGACAGGCGCTGCTCGGCCGCGAGATCGGCTACGTGCCGCAGGAGCCGATGAGCAATCTCGACCCCTCGTACACGATCGGCAGCCAGCTCGTCGAGCCGCTGCGGCGCACCCACGGTCTCCGCAGGTCGGAGGCCGAGGCGCAGGCACGGGCGATGCTCGTGCGTGTCGGCCTCACCGACCCCGATCGGGTGATGCGCAGCTACCCGCACCAGGTGTCGGGCGGCATGGCGCAGCGGGTGCTGATCGCCGGCGCGATCGCGGGCAAGCCGTCGCTGCTCGTGGCCGACGAGCCCACCACGGCGCTCGACGTGACCGTGCAGGCCGAGGTGCTCGAGCTCCTGCGCGAACTCCAGGCCGAGTACGGCATGGCGATGCTCATCGTCACCCACAACTTCGGCGTCGTCGCCGACATCTGCGACCGCGTGATAGTGATGCGCGGCGGCGACATCGTGGAATCGGGACCGGTCGATTCGCTGTTCGCCGCGCCGACCGAGGAGTACACGCGTCAACTGATCGCCGCCTCGCTCGACGACGCCGAAGGTCGCGCCGCGCTCGACCGCACCAGGATCGAGGCGAACGCATGA
- a CDS encoding alpha/beta hydrolase, protein MTSPLFVERHPGTGRPVVFLHGLASQGAQDWPEAEWGGSFGDRPRVVVDLPAHGASPTLGTAPTSVVLDALADAVGADEIDLVGYSLGARLAWDLVRHPAVAVRRAVLGGLSAGEPFTLVDLPVARAAVSGGAAPADPLTGMIVHMASLPGNRPGDVIDLIEGLAAEPFAPRPDGLTLPVLLIGGTDDAMAAGIDELAQLLPAARAHRVPGDHLSALHTAEFRTAVQDFLAD, encoded by the coding sequence ATGACCTCACCCCTTTTCGTCGAGCGGCACCCGGGTACCGGGCGTCCGGTGGTGTTCCTGCACGGCCTCGCCTCGCAGGGCGCGCAGGACTGGCCGGAAGCCGAGTGGGGCGGATCCTTCGGCGACCGTCCCCGCGTCGTGGTCGATCTCCCGGCACACGGAGCGAGTCCGACGCTCGGCACGGCCCCGACCTCGGTGGTGCTCGACGCGCTCGCGGACGCCGTCGGTGCGGATGAGATCGACCTGGTGGGGTACTCGCTGGGGGCCCGGCTCGCCTGGGACCTGGTGCGGCATCCCGCGGTCGCGGTGCGCCGGGCAGTGCTCGGCGGACTCAGCGCGGGGGAGCCCTTCACCCTGGTCGACCTCCCGGTCGCGCGCGCGGCCGTCTCCGGCGGCGCCGCCCCGGCGGATCCACTCACGGGAATGATCGTGCACATGGCCTCACTGCCCGGCAACAGACCGGGCGACGTGATCGACCTCATCGAGGGCCTGGCCGCGGAGCCGTTCGCCCCGCGGCCCGATGGGCTCACGCTGCCCGTACTGCTGATCGGCGGCACGGACGATGCGATGGCTGCCGGGATCGACGAGCTCGCACAGCTGCTCCCGGCGGCGCGCGCCCACCGCGTCCCCGGTGATCACCTCTCCGCGCTGCACACGGCGGAGTTCCGCACCGCTGTGCAGGACTTCCTGGCGGACTGA
- a CDS encoding SMR family transporter — translation MTDRPRPSAWPPLLIAIALEVSATRSPRAAEGFTHPLWLIVVMIGHTGSLRLLSVALDRGMAIGVVLIAAGAAMIEFGGAH, via the coding sequence ATGACAGACCGCCCGCGCCCGTCGGCCTGGCCACCTCTTCTGATCGCGATCGCCCTGGAGGTCAGCGCGACCCGCTCGCCCCGTGCAGCCGAGGGTTTCACGCATCCGCTCTGGCTCATCGTTGTCATGATCGGCCACACCGGCTCACTGCGGCTGCTGTCGGTCGCGCTCGATCGCGGGATGGCGATCGGCGTCGTGCTCATCGCGGCCGGTGCGGCGATGATCGAGTTCGGCGGCGCGCACTGA
- a CDS encoding ABC transporter permease, producing MLLFTAKRLLSGILLLVAVSIGTFFLAHLAISDPTASLLGTTASPAQQAALAEKIGLDRPLLVQFWDWLSHAALLDFGVSWRNFQPVSAQLAIKVPVTLSVVTFATLITAVIGIAFGMITGLRPGTWFDRIIKGISVVLFALPGFWVSLVLVMWLAVQLKWFPAVGYVPPTQSVDGWLRSITLPAISLALGGIVAVSEQLRNAVITQSRQDWVRTLRSRGLSATRVNLHILRNASPAALTVIALMFVGLLSGAIVVEQIFSLPGLGQLTNQSSQNGDIPMLLGITVVSIVFVVLINLLLDLVLGWINPKVRVA from the coding sequence ATGCTCCTGTTCACGGCGAAGCGGTTGCTGTCCGGCATCCTTCTGCTCGTCGCGGTCTCGATCGGCACCTTCTTCCTGGCGCACCTCGCCATCAGCGACCCGACCGCTTCGCTCCTGGGGACCACGGCGAGTCCCGCCCAGCAAGCGGCCCTGGCCGAGAAGATCGGTCTGGACCGTCCGCTCCTGGTGCAGTTCTGGGACTGGCTCTCGCATGCCGCGCTGCTCGACTTCGGCGTCTCCTGGCGCAACTTCCAGCCTGTCAGCGCACAGCTCGCGATCAAGGTGCCCGTGACGCTGTCGGTCGTGACGTTCGCGACGCTGATCACCGCTGTCATCGGCATCGCCTTCGGGATGATCACGGGGTTGCGGCCGGGAACCTGGTTCGACCGGATCATCAAGGGCATCTCCGTCGTCCTGTTCGCGCTCCCCGGCTTCTGGGTGAGCCTCGTGCTCGTCATGTGGCTCGCGGTGCAGCTGAAGTGGTTCCCCGCCGTCGGCTACGTGCCGCCCACGCAGTCGGTGGACGGATGGCTGCGTTCCATCACCCTCCCGGCGATCTCGCTCGCCCTCGGCGGCATCGTCGCCGTCTCCGAGCAGTTGCGCAATGCCGTCATCACCCAGAGCCGCCAGGACTGGGTGCGCACTCTCCGCAGCCGCGGTCTCTCGGCGACCAGGGTCAACCTGCACATCCTCCGCAACGCCTCACCGGCCGCCCTCACCGTCATCGCCCTGATGTTCGTGGGGTTGCTCTCCGGAGCCATCGTGGTCGAGCAGATCTTCAGCCTCCCCGGCCTCGGACAGCTCACCAACCAGTCCTCGCAGAACGGCGACATCCCGATGCTCCTCGGCATCACGGTCGTCTCCATCGTCTTCGTCGTCCTCATCAACCTCCTGCTCGATCTCGTGCTCGGCTGGATCAACCCGAAGGTGCGCGTCGCATGA
- a CDS encoding dipeptide/oligopeptide/nickel ABC transporter ATP-binding protein: protein MSALLEVNDLVVEYGRGRTSFRALHGVSLDIAPGECLGLVGESGSGKSTLGKAILGLAPVTDGSIRFDGKEISRLGGRARRALADDVQVVFQDPYGSLNPAMTIGDILAEPLLTSGIGTRSAETKVREMLDRVRLPESAMDRYPSEFSGGQRQRIAIARALVRGPRLIVCDEPVSALDLTTQATILDLFIELQRDTGVAYLFVSHDLGVVRRVCHRVAVMYRGELVEVGEGEQVTRAPEHPYSERLRLASPVADPVAQRERRAQWLALREVRDAAVR from the coding sequence ATGAGTGCGCTGCTCGAAGTGAACGATCTGGTCGTGGAATACGGCCGAGGGCGGACCTCCTTCCGTGCCCTGCACGGTGTCTCCCTCGACATCGCGCCGGGCGAATGTCTCGGCCTGGTCGGCGAATCCGGCTCGGGCAAGTCGACGCTCGGCAAGGCGATCCTCGGCCTCGCGCCCGTGACCGACGGGAGCATCCGCTTCGACGGGAAGGAGATCAGCAGACTCGGCGGCCGTGCCCGACGCGCTCTCGCGGATGACGTCCAGGTCGTCTTCCAGGACCCGTACGGCTCGCTGAACCCGGCCATGACGATCGGCGACATCCTCGCCGAACCGCTGCTCACCAGCGGCATCGGGACGAGGTCTGCCGAGACGAAGGTGCGCGAGATGCTCGACCGCGTCCGTCTGCCCGAATCGGCCATGGACCGCTACCCGAGCGAGTTCTCCGGAGGGCAGCGTCAGCGCATCGCGATCGCCCGTGCCCTCGTGCGCGGACCGCGGCTCATCGTGTGCGACGAGCCCGTCAGCGCCCTCGACCTGACCACGCAGGCGACGATCCTCGATCTGTTCATCGAGCTGCAGCGAGACACCGGGGTGGCGTACCTCTTCGTCTCGCACGACCTGGGCGTCGTCCGCCGCGTCTGCCACCGCGTCGCCGTCATGTACCGCGGCGAACTCGTGGAGGTCGGCGAGGGTGAGCAGGTCACCCGAGCCCCGGAGCATCCGTACTCCGAGCGGCTGCGCCTGGCCTCGCCCGTCGCCGACCCCGTCGCGCAGCGGGAGCGGCGTGCACAGTGGCTCGCTCTGCGGGAGGTGCGCGATGCGGCGGTACGGTAG